The nucleotide sequence GTGGGAGAGGAAACTAGGGTTCGTCGCGTACGGGTTCGACCCGACCCAGCTACTTGGTGCGACCGAGCCAACTGGGAGGAGTGACCGAGCGGGTGCGTGCGGGAGGAGTGACCGAGCGGGTGCGTGCGGGTAAGCCACGGTGgcacctgactagtgggccctttAGGTCAGATACGTGGTCAATACACGCTTATATGGCTGTCAGACTGTTATGCAACACTTAGGCTTAGAGTTGGTACTGCATGGCAAAAAAAATGACTAGTGGTACTGATTAGTTACAACATACTGAAGTGTGGTAGTTCCTTGCAATTAACTCGCCGTGGGGCCACTGGAGAGACCGCCACGTATTAGTGGCCGGAGGTAGATGAGGGATAACAAGAAGACCGACAAGAGGGAGGGACTTGATGATGGCAGTGAGGGTATGGAATGGAAACATGGGTGGACGATGTTATAAAAGTCAACATATAAGACAACACCGACGACACAAAAAGGGGCCAGATTTAAGACTATACAGACATGTCAAATATAGCAGCCGGTCAGTGATTATCTTCGGGTCAACATATTTGACCAGTCTCTGGTAACTGTCAAGCCGAGCCTAGTGCTACATATTAGGGCATGTCACCTAGGATAAAtaatctcttagcacaatatgtctcaccacatttttaagaattactagttattgaagataaggctaagaaatGACTCATTATAGACATTTCTTTTGTCATCTTTAAATTACATAcaaaacttaagataagactgTCTTATCAACCGTTGTACATGCCCTTACGGACGTGTCCTAGATGGCCAGTCAGTATTATGGCTTATCACTAATGCCTGGTCAAAAGGTCGTTCAATGATGAGGGCCCAGTGCTATTCGGATCCATAGTAGTGTGGATGAGTCGGTCGCAACATTCCACACCACCAGTTTCAGTAGTGGACAATGTTGGTCACAACATCCACCGCCGCTGGTTCCAATAGTCGATGTTGCTGACTCCTGCATGGCACATCACTGTTCACAGCTTCTACCAACACCAGTTGTAGCACTGGTATGTGGTGGTCCCAATATTGTCGCTGCACCTACTCACAGTGCCGCCGCAGGGTGTCGACGAGGGAGTCAGTGGAGGACCGAGCAATGGATAATGAGAAGGGGTCAACCAGGAACATGGCAAACGATGGAGGACCGAAAATATAACAAGGAGAAGGGATCAACCAGCGACATGGAGGCTCGAAGCATGCTACGGCAGCCATTGGGAAACATGTGCGTGTATCGAGGTGGAAGCCTCCATGAAACTTGGGTGCGTAGAAATGGCAGCAGATGCAGAGGTGCGCGACACAGAACGACAATAGTTGAACCTCTATGGTGCGGAGTGTGTTGTGACAGTAAACAAAGAATGGTAGCAGAGGGTCCCTCCGCCACCTCCCCCCCACTCCCTGAGAATGCTGGAGGTTGGAGCTTCCAAGGAATTGAACTGTGGCACAAGCTAGTTTGGAAACACCAGATAGAAGGGGAAGTGGGAAAGGGAAAAGACAAATAATTCTGATTCGCTTCATGAGGAGTTGCTGGGGCGAGGTCTGAGCTGGTTTAGGCTGGCTCCAGCAATGTCCGCAGATGCCACACATTTCTTGAAGTTGTCGTCACAATGCTCCTTTCCTCTTGGTAGTCGGTGGTGTGCTCTATAGTGGTTGTAAGGGTCGTCTTCCTCTTTGCTCAGGCATCATCTTGCAGCAGGGTGCCATTGGGGATGACTCTGTCGTGGCTTCGTAGATGGCGGCCATGGTGGCGACGCACCCTCTATGTGGGTGGGGGTCATCGTGGCTGGGTTTTGAGCCCCCTTTTGTTCTGGCGTGCCCCATAGTTCTCCAGAAGGTGGCTATGCATGCGGTCTCCTCTCTAATGCGAGGTGAGCTGTGGCAATGGTACCGAAAAAGGCTTTTGtcctgctttataaataaagcaaaccgcccagAGCACACATATAAGGACTAGTTCAGAACACACACATCCAAGACACACAACAAGATATccaaaggttctgctgagggcatggctcaacaagcccaaaaaatCAACATAAAAAAGCACGGCCGAGGCCGAAGCCGAGGACGAGAGCACGCCAATCATCTAATCAGGCTCTGGAGgtggcggagggggcggcggcgacaggcggacggccattgatcgaaggtcggcgatgaaggcgaaGATGGTGTCCCGGTCtcgagggcggctaagcggccgcaaGAGCTGCAAGTAACCAAATAGTTTGAAAGAGAGCGTCAGTAGCCCGTCGAAGCGGCAATGGTAGTGGCGGCTTCTCCTTGCTGATTCCTACCCTCATGTGTTGGATCCATGTCGAAGCTTTCTGGCGTGTCTGGTGTGGGTGGTCTATGGGTGTGCTCTCGGCTAGCCCGCCCTTCGGGTACATCAGACCTAGGTGGGGTTGGAGTTGCGCTCGGTGGTGATATGCCTTTCGACTGCAGCAGTGACCCCACGTGTGGTATGGGTGCTCCATGCATGAGTTCTCTATGGTGTGTCTCTCACTCTGATGCCCTTTGACTCTCGCCGTTGGCGCACATGCGCCATGGCGTCGTCTTGGCCGTGCGCGATCTTTTAGCAACAACCAACACACAGGCAATGTCGACGTGCAGTGCGGTGCGTGGCCTCTCGATTTATGTGGATGGTGCAATTTCAGAGTTGGGTCTCGGTTGATCAAGGTCACTCTGAACTTTGGTTAATTGGAAACTACTACAAAGTCTTGTAGTAGATGTTGTATTTAAAGCCTCATAGCCAGCTTAGCACTTGCTGAACATTTACCCCTCCAGGGCCACTCGCGTGTGGCGGCTAAGGAGGTCCCAACCCTAGCCCCCAAACCCTTCCCTCCCCGAGATCCCCTGGTCGCCGCTGCCgctggcgacggcggcggtggtggggcCCGGGCGTCGAAGACGGCGGGCGAGGTCGGCACGCCCCAACGGGCCTCCTCGCGGGGGAGCAAACGTCAAGTGGGCGACGTGGGGAGAGCTTCTGCAGTGGGACAGAGCATGGCGATGGCGCAGTAGTGCCACGGAGCGCGGTCAAGATGTCATAGAGGAGGTGCTGAAGGGTGGTGTCATCTGAAAGGCGCCGGCGTGGGAGTAGAGTTGCCGCGCGAGCTCCTGGTGGTGTCGGCCTCCTGTTGGTGCTGACACGGGAGTTGGAGGCGGAGGCGTGAGAGTAGACAGATGCGGCGCGACTCGGCCTGGTGTGTAGCATGACCTCAcggtgcagtggcggatccaggaaTTTGCAACTGGGTATTCATGTGTATTCATTTTGCCAATTTCATTGTTGTTTTTTGAAAATTATCATTGTTTTGCCAAAATCAACACTGTTTTGTAAAAATCATGGGTATTCACATGAAGACCCAAGAATACCCCAAGCGCCGCCCCTGTCATGGTGGTGTCGACCTCCTGTTAGTTCCGGCACAGCGGAGGCGGGGGCATGGGAGAGGGCTGATGCGGCGCAGCTCGTCCAGGTCCCGCTAAGGTGTGGATTGGTGTGCGTGGTGGCCTCCTGGTGGTGCTAGCGAGGGAGAGGTGCGTTTTGGATCAAGGGCTTGTTGTTGCCTAATCTGGCACTCAGGGCGGCGACCGTTGTGTTGCTCCTTTGGTGCGTGGGTTGCTGCAGGCTGTGCGGTTGTCCTTGTCGTGCCGAAAGTGGACGACGTTCTAGAGCTGTGAGTTCTTAACCGTGAGGGAGGAGAAAGAAGGGTTGCGTTCCTTCGACTGTGCGTGGTATCGGTGTTCCACGACATTAGGATCTCTATGGCGAGGTGTTGCGGCGGCATGGAGTTACCAATCATGGACAGTGGCCCCAATCCGGTGCGCAAGTATGGAGGTGTGTGATGTTATGGAGGAAAATCCTGCCCGTCTTCGGTCGGTGCTAGCGGCGACGGCGCCTGTGAGGGTCGTTCCTCTCCTTGGAGGCGTCGCGGGGGTGTGTCGGCATCTCCCCCGTTCTTGCTTGGGTTGTTGTCTCTGGACGAAAGCCTAGGTTTGTTCTGGACTCGGCGATGGCGGCATCTCGACGTCGTGACTGCTGGAACTCGCCATGTTTACAAAGCCATAGGAAGCAGTTGCGTCAacgctttttctttttctttttcagatGAGATGCATCGACGGCTAAGGCTGAGGCACACGGGAGGTGGATATGATTGGTGCATCAGACCTGAATTTCCCAAACTTTTCAATGACACGTTGTCTCGGGCGCCAACCGCCCTTTTTTAATGGTCACTGTGGAGAGGAGTTTATTTTTTTTGCATGGGTGGGGAGGAGTCCCCACCTGAATATGTTTCATTCATAGTTGGCTATGAGGCTTTTTTTTTTCGAGAGTATGCCACGATgtatcatatttttatagaagggagAAGACAATTACAAAAGACTACTTCTCACTCCGAACAAGTGTAGAACACCATCATACACATTGCAACCCAACACATGTAGCCTGCCCCAAGCAAAACATCGAAGTTGTGTCTCAACCGACACCGATCACCTTGAAGAACAACAACTGCAACCGGACAATCCTTGCCGACGCACCAACCAcccatctttatctttacctaataataaaaggCTATTGCTTCTAGTCGTACATCGTCGAAATTGCCcccaaagttgcaaaatattatGCACTGATGCCATCTATAAGTGATAACACTGTTTCACACACGGGAATCCCCGCCTGGTCCGGCACGGTAGGAACTTTTCATACTGCACTTTGCGTGCTGGGAGAAGAAACTGCACACCTATTTGAGCCGGCCCATGTCCGTGCGGCCTGTTTTTAAAATTTCGTATGTTatttttgattttcttttctgtCTTTTTTTCTAATTTAAATAATTTGGTAATTAAAAAATCAGAAAATTCAAAAAGTGagaatttttttaataaaatgtttattagTTCAAAAATATTTGTGGActcagaaaatgttcatgatttcatatATGTGCacgagttttaaaaaatgttcgtgatttcacAAAATTGAAAGTGATAGTGTACGTCGGTGATGTAGCAAAATGTAGTCATGGCCATTGGAGATTATAAAAAAATCTCCCGTTGCAAGGCATGGGCGTTTTTGCTAGTGAATGCCTAAAATGAAATGGCGAGTGGATGGCAAAACTTAGTTGGTCTCGAAAAAGCCATTGTCTTTGACTCACTGGCAACAACGTACGTTGGCCGATCACCCAAGACCTCCAAGCCATGTCTCCTCACGCGATGCTCCCAACAGTTCAATCGGTACATCTGGGTTGTAACTACAATTAAGATTAAATTTCTCGTTCATGTAACAGCAAGTGTCAATCTCTGAGCTGCTTTTGGAAACAAGCAAGCCGCTCTTCCAATACCAGTACCAACATCAAAATTAGTATATGTTGGCAGACCAGGACAATGTGAGGAGAGATATAGAAAATTAAATAGAGAGGTAATAAGCCAACCAAAATAATTGCATCATCCGTGGCatattgaagtactttcaaacatCGCATTGCCCAAAATTAAACTAACATGTTCTCAATTTCCGGTGCTAAGTTCGTCCTTAGCACCATAGGATGATCGTGTCAGTACTGCTACCAAAACAATATATGACAGAAAAGAAACAAGCACAGTATGACATAATACTAGCAAGTAGGATGCAAGGGCCATGAGCTAACGATCTATCCATCATTGGATGAGCCAACGATAGTGAAATCTGTCTTGACGACACATCTTGATCCTACAACATAGCCTCTCGACGGATTCTTGAATTTTTTTACTGTAAGGAACTTGGGCCATCCCCAGCTGCTTTCACCTCCAAACACCAAGAGACCTGCGATCACCGCAAAAGTAAGATCAACTGAAATCAGGAGGTCCCAAATTCTAATCGCCACTGATAGTTGCTAAGGAGAGCTGAACCTGAAGTTATGGTGGAGTGTTTCCCGTTCTTTTGGTCCAAGATGGACAGAGTCAATTCAACTACCTTCCCAGACTCGTCACAGAGCTTATCCGAGGACTCCAGGTATAAGAACAAGGAGACATGGTTGGTGATGTTTCTGCGACCATGCGGATACATGCCAACATGCCTGTTGACACTTGACACACATGTAGAGTGGCAATCAAAATATACTCATCGAATTTGCAGACTGAATATTCAGTGACACCGTTAGGTGATGCATCGGAGTGTGTTTCTGTGTGTCTCTAAATATATACTAGAACCAGAGTTGCTTGGTTCCATTCATAGAAGTTGGGTTGATATATTCAGTTGGAATATCTGAAGTGGCAATGGAACTTGTGTTACACAGACTTCTGGATGTCCCTAATGTATGTTGGCGTAGAACACTGGAGAAGTAGTTCTGGCCACTATGAAATTAGTAATGTAACTTGGCATGGTACATTTATGATAAATGGACTAATGTTGCATGCATATTATTAATAAACACCATTTATATGTAACTGATGAAAGATATGAGTACCATTTATGTCCACCGGCTTCAAATGTAGGAGAACAAACAAAGCGTTTCGAGTCCAATTCATGGTAGTTGTCCATGGTCCAGGTGTAGGTCCCTTTGATGAGCCCTTTCTTCTGGATAAAAAGGTTCTGTACTGTGGTAACCTTCTTCGGAACCACAGCAGCCTTCTTTTCAGTAGAAAATAATTTAATTTTCAATATCTTAACACCAAAGACAcagctatcatcaactagaaaagcAGATGATTTTAGTAGCTCCTGAAGAGGAATCAAACATTCATTCTTCGAGTGTGTATTGTTCAAATCAAAGTTATGGCTAGCTGCAATCAGGTAAAGGTTGGAAGATTAGTGAGTGAAAACTTGCATGTAAGCAGCAGCATACCCCAAACAATGTATAACCTCCTTTCACACCCATTACGCATATATGCAAACATGGTActctctctgttccaaaataagtgtcgtgtacatgcagtggcggagctacataGGAATAGTTGGGCGGGCCAAGCAAACAAGAGCATATTTTCTTTCAAAATTACAATGAGTCATGCTACTTCATTTGACATGAGTCAGTCCTCAACATATTTTTAACTGGATCAAACAGATGTATACGCACGGCAAGGCTGTTGTTCCTTGGCTGTGCGAATGTGCGATGGATGGTGCTGGCCAGCTAGTGGCCGCTGATGCTTCCCGCGCTGCTGGACTGCTCCTTGAGGCCCATAATTACTGCTCCATGGCTTGCGTTCGTGCAAATCTCTCACAGAATGGAGCGTAGAGATGATCATTAGGGGCTTAGATGGTGTCTGCCAGTAGACCAGGTTATGGGCTGCCGATGCATATGAAAGGAAAATCATACATATCCTGGGCGGGCCACGGCCACTTTGGCCTTGCCGTAGCTCCGCCACTGTGTACATGGTTCTTCAActaaaactgcgacacttattttggaacggacggATTAGCAATATAGTGAATCCCATGTAGAATTATAGCTCAAACTTATATAGCATAGTCACAAAGGACTAGGGAAGGGAATCCCAACTGTAATAGGTTGGATGTGCACAAAAGAAGCATTGAAAAATACCTCTGCGTCCACAATATACCCTCTTTGCACGATTGTATACTGATAACTCAAACACTGCATTTACCGTGTCACACGGCTCCAGGGTTTTGGAGCCTAGCTTAAGACAAAGACCAACATATGGTGTTTCAGCGCCAGGTTTTTTATGCATTGGTATCACTTTCAGGAACCTGGTAAATCAATTGATGTACAAAAATGTAAAGAAGATCAGTCTAGAAGTAATCATAACTGAAGTAAGAATGAGATCTGATTCCTTCACTTCATGCATCCTACGTAATTATGATTGCCAATTTGACTtcatagcagcatgattagtgacGGTAATGCACATCCTAAATTAGAATTGCATATGGATATACAGATTACGATTTGATCTACTAAAACAAAAAGAATGGTGTAGTAATATTGTAATAATGCTAGACTGGGGAGCATCATAGTTACATCTAACACATAGTAATTGCGTAACAAATCCTCCTGCAGTTATGATGCATACCACTTATACCCGGAGTAGTGAAAATGAGAAGATTTTGCCGACGTAGCTCCTGTCTCAAGTAGCGCTGAGAAGTCATGAATCTTCCATTCTAAATGTGGAACATGAGACTTTCCTAAGCTTGCAGGAGCTGAAATTTCCACAAACGCAGCAACTCAAAATTAATATGCTTTCGCATTTGCAGATGAACAGGCTGCAATGTCTACCAATGGCAAAATGGAAGCAGAAGAACATCTTTTCATTGAGCAG is from Triticum aestivum cultivar Chinese Spring chromosome 1B, IWGSC CS RefSeq v2.1, whole genome shotgun sequence and encodes:
- the LOC123099796 gene encoding uncharacterized protein; this encodes MGNTGSTSPASLGKSHVPHLEWKIHDFSALLETGATSAKSSHFHYSGYKWFLKVIPMHKKPGAETPYVGLCLKLGSKTLEPCDTVNAVFELSVYNRAKRVYCGRRASHNFDLNNTHSKNECLIPLQELLKSSAFLVDDSCVFGVKILKIKLFSTEKKAAVVPKKVTTVQNLFIQKKGLIKGTYTWTMDNYHELDSKRFVCSPTFEAGGHKWHVGMYPHGRRNITNHVSLFLYLESSDKLCDESGKVVELTLSILDQKNGKHSTITSGLLVFGGESSWGWPKFLTVKKFKNPSRGYVVGSRCVVKTDFTIVGSSNDG